From one Felis catus isolate Fca126 chromosome E2, F.catus_Fca126_mat1.0, whole genome shotgun sequence genomic stretch:
- the CALM3 gene encoding calmodulin-3 translates to MADQLTEEQIAEFKEAFSLFDKDGDGTITTKELGTVMRSLGQNPTEAELQDMINEVDADGNGTIDFPEFLTMMARKMKDTDSEEEIREAFRVFDKDGNGYISAAELRHVMTNLGEKLTDEEVDEMIREADIDGDGQVNYEEFVQMMTAK, encoded by the exons ATG GCTGACCAGCTGACCGAGGAGCAGATCGCAG AGTTCAAGGAGGCCTTCTCCCTCTTCGACAAGGATGGAGACGGCACTATCACCACCAAGGAGTTGGGGACGGTGATGAGGTCCCTGGGACAGAACCCCACCGAAGCAGAGCTGCAGGACATGATCAACGAGGTGGACGCGGATG GGAACGGGACCATTGACTTCCCGGAGTTCCTGACCATGATGGCCAGAAAGATGAAGGACACAGACAGCGAGGAGGAGATCCGAGAGGCTTTCCGCGTCTTCGACAAG GACGGCAACGGCTACATCAGCGCTGCCGAGCTCCGTCATGTAATGACGAACCTGGGCGAGAAGCTGACCGACGAGGAGGTGGACGAGATGATCAGAGAGGCCGACATCGACGGGGACGGTCAGGTCAACTATGAAG AGTTTGTACAGATGATGACGGCCAAGTGA